The nucleotide sequence AGCCCCTACAACTTCGCGTGGTGGCTCGGCGCGGGGACGTCGCTCCTCTCGAGCCTCGGACCCGCGCTCGCGTTCGGGTTCGTCGCGGGCGTTCTCCTCTGGGTCGCGACCTTCCCCGCGGCCGTGGTGGCGGCGCGACGCCGAATCCCCTCGCTCGACCGCTGGATCTCGCTCGCGAGCGCGGTCATCCTCGCGGCGTTCGCGGGTTGGCTCGCCTGGTCCGTCCTTTCGCCCCGCCTCTGATCAACGCTTGCGCGGTCGCCATTCGGGCTCGGCCACGCTGGCCCGGCGGTTCTCGGCGCGGGCGAGGAGGAACAGCATGTCGCTCAATCGGTTGAGGTAGACGAGCCCATACCGATTCACGGACTGCTCGGTGGCGAGACGCCACACGGCGCGCTCGGCCCGCCGCGCGAGACCCCGCGCGACGAAGAGGCGGGCGGCCGGCTCCGCTCCGCCCGGCAGGATGAAGTGGCGAAGCGGCGGGAGCTCGGCTTCGAGACGGTCGGTCTCGCGTTCGACACGCTCGACCGCGTCGGGACCGAGACGCATCGGACCGTCCTTGTCGCCCGGCGTGGCGAGGTCCGCGCCGAGGACGAACAGATCCTCCTGGAAGGCGGCGAGGGCCGAGCCGAGGTGCGGGGCCGCGGAAGCGGCAAGGCCGAGGGCATCGTTCACCTCGTCGACCGCGCCGACGGCCTCGACGCGCAGGTGCGCCTTGGGGAGGCGGGACCCGTCGACGAGCCCCGTCGTTCCATCGTCGCCCGTGCCGGTGCTGATGCGGGACACGCCGCGACATCGGTTCCCGGGCCAAAACACTTGCCGGACCGAAGACGCGGGCACAACGTACATCCCCACCGCGGTGGCGAGCGTCGTCCGATGGACGAGCGCGAAGTACGCCGGGAGCACGAAGAGCGCCGCCTTGCGACAGACGCGCGGATGCGCGACCCGGACGCGACCCTCCCCGAAAAGCTGCTCGCCGCCTTGAGCGGGGCCGCCGAGGGATTCGCCGAGGAGTCCCGGAACGGGTCCCTGCCCGCCGTGGTCGGCGCCGCCGTCGAACGCACACAGGAGGCCCGCGTCGAGCTCGGGGGCTTCGCGGGCGGGTCGACGCAGACAATGGAATCAGGCCCTTCCTTCGTCGAGCGCGGCGAGGCCGCGGCCTCGCGGGCCGCCGAATCGGCCGCAGCGCGCGCTGCGGACGCGGCGAATGCCGTCGCAACGGCGGCCGACCGCGCGTCGCGCGCGGCCTCGGCCGTCGCCTACGAGGCGCGCGCCACCTCGAAGGCGGCCGCGCGACGCGCCGGCCGCGCGCTCGCGGCCTACGCGGTGGCCGCGCTGTTCGCCGTCACCACGTTCGCGCTCCTCACGGCGGCCTTCGCGGGCGTGCTCGACGACGTCCTCGGGTTCCCCTGGGGGGCGATCGTGCTCGCACTCGTGTACGCCATCATCGCGGCGATCGCCTACGCCTTCGCGAACCGTGGCATCGACCGCGCGAAGGCGCGCGTCGAACGCGGCGTGGCGGCCGCGCGCGAGGAGATCCGATCGATCACGCGACCCGTCGAGCGATTCAACCGGCCCGGCGCGGGCGCGAGGTGAGGTATCGACATGGACGAGCATCCAAGGAGAATGGGAACGCACGTGGGCGATCCCCGGCCTGAAAGCTGGGAACGCCTCGAGCACGAGCAGGGCATGGGAAAGAAGGACATGATGGGCCGCCTCGACGAGGCGCTCAAGGGTCGGTCTCCCGAGGAGATCCGCCAACGCGCCAAGGAGGCCGCCGCGAAAGTCACGGCCTCCGCGACGGGCGCGCTCGAAGGATACGCCGAGGGGTTCGACCCCCACGCCGCCGGGATGGCGGCCCGGAAGACCGCCGCCGCCGCGCGCGCCGTCGCGAACGAGGCGAAAAGCGAGATGCCGAGCGGCGGGCAGGGCGCGATCGCAACCGACACCGCCGCGCACGCGCGGCGGGATCCGATGGAGGTCGTGCGGCAAGGGGCGACGCGAGCCGCGCGCGGCGTGCGCGAGGAGATGCGCGGCCGATCGCCGGCCGAGCTTCGCGAGTCCATGAAACGCCGCGTGGGCGGCGCCATGGCCGGCGCCTCGGGCGCGCTCGAGGGCTACGCCGAGCAGGCCGACCCGGAAGCCGCGCGCCAGGCCGTCCGCAAGACCGCCGAGACGGCTCGCGAGGTCGCTCGGGAGGCCAAGTCGGAGGCCCGCAGCGCGGAGCGAGGCTACCGGGAGTCGCACGACAGGCTGTGATCAGCCGCCCGCCGCGCCCTCGCCGCCGGGCTCCGTCTGGCGGCGGGGGTCGAGGGCGTCGTCGACCTGCTTCTTCGTGAGACCCGACTTCTCGTAGGCGAGGTCGCGCACGGTACGGCCCGTCTTGTAGGATTCCTTCGCGATGGCCGCGGCCTTCTCGTAACCGATGAGGGGATTGAGCGCCGTCGCCATGCTGATGGACTTCTCGATGTAGCTCTCGCACCGCGCCTCGTCGGCCTTGATGCCGGCGATGCATCGGTCCACGAACATGCGCGAGGCGTTCGCGAGAAGGTGCGCGCTCTCGAGGAGGTTGCGCGCCATCACGGGGAGCATCGTGTTGAGATCGAGCTGGCCCCATTGCGCCCCCATCACGACCACGTGGCAGTTGCCCGTGACCTGGGCGCCGGCCATCACCACGCTTTCGCAGATGACCGGGTTCACCTTCCCGGGCATGATGGACGAGCCCGGCTGGACCGCGGGGAGGATGATCTCGCCGAGACCCGCCTGGGGGCCGCTCGCGAGGAGGCGGACGTCGTTCGCGATCTTCATGAGCGACGCGGCCGTCGCGGCGAACGCGCCCGCGGTCCACGCGTAGCCGTCCTGGGCGCCCTGCGCCTCGAAGTGGTTCTTGGCCTCGACGAACTTCGTGCCCGTCGCCTGCGTGAGCTCGGCCGCGACGCGGCTCCCGAACTCGGGGTGCGCGTTGAGGCCCGTGCCAACGGCCGTGCCGCCGATCGCGAGCTCGCGCATGTGCGGGAGCGTCGCCTCGATGCGCTCGATCGAGCGCGCGACCTGGGTGGCGTAGCCGCCGAACTCCTGGCCGAGGCGGATCGGGACCGCGTCCTGGAGGTGCGTGCGGCCGATCTTCACGATCGGGTCGAACTCGCGCGCCTTCGCGTCGAGGGCGGCGTGGAGGTGCTTCAGCGCGGGGATGAGCTGCTTCTCGATGACGAGGACGGCGGCCACGTGCATCGCGGTCGGGACGACGTCGTTCGACGACTGGCCCATGTTGACGTGGTCGTTCGGGTGGACCTTCGAGCCGAGGATCGCGGTCGCGCGCGTCGCGATGACCTCGTTCGCGTTCATGTTCGACGACGTGCCGGAGCCGGTCTGGAAGACGTCGATCGGGAACTGCGCGTCGAGCTTGCCGTCCGCGACCTCGCGCGCGGCGCGCTCGATCGCCTCGGCGGCTTTCGCGTCGAGGCGGCCGAGGCCGCGGTTCACGCGGGCGGCCGCGAGCTTGACGAGGCCCATCGCGTGGACGAAGTCCGCGGGCATCGGCTGACCGCTCACGGGGAAGTTCTCGACGGCCCGCTGCGTCTGGGCGCCCCATAGGGCGTCCTTCGGGACCTTCATCTCGCCGAGCGTGTCCTTCTCGATCCGGTACTCCATCCGATCACCGCGACGCCGCGCCGATCGGGGAGGCCGTTATTAAAGGTGCGGCCTGATCAGTAACGGTACGGCGCGGCCGCGTCGTCGCGCTCCACGCCGAGGCCGAGCGCGACCCGGTTGATGAGGTTGTAGTAGCCCGTCAGGAGGCAGGCCTCGAGGATCTGGTCGTCCGAGAGGCCGGCCTCGCGAAGCACCTCGACGTCGCGCTCCGTCACGGTCGAGGGCGACTCGGTGAGCTTCGTCGCGTATCCGAGGATCGCGCGCTCGCGCGGCGTGATCGGCGCCTGGTGCCAGTCGCCCGCGACGCGCGCGACGAGGCCCGGTTCGCTCACGTGGCGGCCGAGGGCGTCCGCGTGGTGCGTAAACGCGTAGCCGCCGTTCAGCATCTTCGCCACGACGAGGCCCATCATCTCGCGCTCGCGGCGCGAGAGGCCCTGCTCGCGGTACGCGAGCGCCTCGTAGAGATCGAGGTTCGCCGTGAGCGCGCCCGGGAGGAGGCCCTGGACCTGCCAGATGTGCGCGAGCGCGCCGCGGCGCTTGGTGACGGCCTCGTACGCCTCGCGCTCGGGGCCGACGGCGTCGCTCTCGTTCACGATCTCGATCCAGGGCATGACGATACCGTCCCAGGGGACGCGGGAGGATGTTGATAAAGATGGAGGTTCCGGAAACCGCGCGCGAGGACTTCGCGCGGCACCACGTTTCAAGCCCTCGCGGCGCGCTCGCCCGCGCGATGGAGCCCACCGGCGCGGTCGCGCTCGTCGCGGCCGGCAACCGACTGTACGAGCGCGGCCTCAACCACGCCACGAGCGGCAACCTCAGCGTCCGCATGGGGGACCGCATGCTCGTGAAACCCGCCGCGGTGCCGTACGACCGATTGCGTCCCGAGGAGCTGTCCGTTGTCGTCCTCGCCGACGGCCGCCACGTGGGTGGCCTCCCGCCATCAAGCGAGCATCGCATGCACCTCGCGGTGTACCGCGCCCGCGCCGACGTTCAGGCCATCGTGCACGCGCACCCGCCGCACGCCTCCGCCTTTGCCGTCGCGCGCAAGCCGATTCCGCCGGTGCTCGACGAATCGCTCGCGTTCCTCGGCGGCGAGGTGCCGTGCGCGGACTACGCGCCCTCCGGCGACGCGGCCGTGGGCGAGCACGTCGCGCGCGCGCTCGGCGCGACCGGCGTCGCGGCGCTCATGGCGAACCACGGCGCCGTCACCGTGGGCCGCACGCTCGACGAGGCGATGGGCGCGATGGAGCACGTCGAGCACCTCGCGCGCGTGGTGCTCCTTGCGGAGGCGGCGGGCGGCGCGAAGGCGGTGCCCGAGGCGGGCGTCAAGGCGATGCGGGCGATCTTCGAGCGCGGAGCGCGGAGATACTAGCACAGTTGGGTTCGGGGCCTTCAGCGGGCGCTCCGTCGCACAGCGCTGCGGCGCTGTGCGACTCCGTGCCAGAGGAGGGGGCTGTCCGCCCCCTCCTCTGGACTCCGCCCGTTGACCAGGGCTGCCGCCCCCTGGACCCCCGACCCAAACCCGCGTTCATCTCTCGGAGGGCGCGCTTGCGCGAACTTCCGGGACGCTGGGTCCGGCACACGTCCGTTCCCGATGCGTTCATATCCCGTCCTTGAGGAATGACGGCCATCCGATCCCGCGCGGCGGCGACACTCCCGGCCTTCGAGGCCCTGGAGGCCCCGCTTGCGCGCCGCCCGCCCTAGGGGGCCGCG is from Candidatus Thermoplasmatota archaeon and encodes:
- a CDS encoding cob(I)yrinic acid a,c-diamide adenosyltransferase, with the protein product MSRISTGTGDDGTTGLVDGSRLPKAHLRVEAVGAVDEVNDALGLAASAAPHLGSALAAFQEDLFVLGADLATPGDKDGPMRLGPDAVERVERETDRLEAELPPLRHFILPGGAEPAARLFVARGLARRAERAVWRLATEQSVNRYGLVYLNRLSDMLFLLARAENRRASVAEPEWRPRKR
- a CDS encoding class II aldolase/adducin family protein, coding for MEVPETAREDFARHHVSSPRGALARAMEPTGAVALVAAGNRLYERGLNHATSGNLSVRMGDRMLVKPAAVPYDRLRPEELSVVVLADGRHVGGLPPSSEHRMHLAVYRARADVQAIVHAHPPHASAFAVARKPIPPVLDESLAFLGGEVPCADYAPSGDAAVGEHVARALGATGVAALMANHGAVTVGRTLDEAMGAMEHVEHLARVVLLAEAAGGAKAVPEAGVKAMRAIFERGARRY
- a CDS encoding class II fumarate hydratase produces the protein MEYRIEKDTLGEMKVPKDALWGAQTQRAVENFPVSGQPMPADFVHAMGLVKLAAARVNRGLGRLDAKAAEAIERAAREVADGKLDAQFPIDVFQTGSGTSSNMNANEVIATRATAILGSKVHPNDHVNMGQSSNDVVPTAMHVAAVLVIEKQLIPALKHLHAALDAKAREFDPIVKIGRTHLQDAVPIRLGQEFGGYATQVARSIERIEATLPHMRELAIGGTAVGTGLNAHPEFGSRVAAELTQATGTKFVEAKNHFEAQGAQDGYAWTAGAFAATAASLMKIANDVRLLASGPQAGLGEIILPAVQPGSSIMPGKVNPVICESVVMAGAQVTGNCHVVVMGAQWGQLDLNTMLPVMARNLLESAHLLANASRMFVDRCIAGIKADEARCESYIEKSISMATALNPLIGYEKAAAIAKESYKTGRTVRDLAYEKSGLTKKQVDDALDPRRQTEPGGEGAAGG
- a CDS encoding peroxidase-related enzyme (This protein belongs to a clade of uncharacterized proteins related to peroxidases such as the alkylhydroperoxidase AhpD.) — its product is MPWIEIVNESDAVGPEREAYEAVTKRRGALAHIWQVQGLLPGALTANLDLYEALAYREQGLSRREREMMGLVVAKMLNGGYAFTHHADALGRHVSEPGLVARVAGDWHQAPITPRERAILGYATKLTESPSTVTERDVEVLREAGLSDDQILEACLLTGYYNLINRVALGLGVERDDAAAPYRY